A region from the Lemur catta isolate mLemCat1 chromosome 7, mLemCat1.pri, whole genome shotgun sequence genome encodes:
- the THY1 gene encoding thy-1 membrane glycoprotein: MHPAIGITLLLTVLQVSRGQKVTSLTACLADQSLRLDCRYENTTTLPIQYEFSLTRETKKHVLYGTVGVPEHTYRSRTNLTSKYNLKVLYLSAFTTKDEGTYTCELRLSGQPSSVSSQNVSVLRDKLVKCEGISLLAQNTSWLLLLLLSLSLLQATDFISL, encoded by the exons ATGCACCCGGCCATTGGCATCACTCTTCTGCTGACAG TCTTGCAGGTGTCCCGAGGGCAGAAGGTGACCAGCCTAACGGCCTGCCTGGCAGACCAGAGCCTCCGTCTGGACTGCCGCTATGAGAATACCACCACCTTGCCCATCCAGTACGAGTTCAGCCTGACCCGTGAGACAAAGAAGCACGTGCTCTACGGCACTGTGGGGGTGCCCGAGCACACATACCGCTCCCGAACCAACTTAACCAGCAAGTACAACCTCAAGGTCCTCTACTTATCTGCCTTCACCACCAAGGACGAGGGGACCTACACGTGTGAACTCCGCCTCTCCGGCCAGCCTTCCTCCGTCTCCTCCCAAAACGTCTCTGTGCTCAGAG ACAAGCTGGTCAAGTGTGAGGGCATAAGCCTGCTGGCCCAGAACACCTcgtggctgctgctgctcctgctgtccctctccctcctccaggccaCGGACTTCATTTCCCTGTGA